The Corynebacterium sp. SCR221107 genome includes the window GAAACGCTGAGCCACGCGGGTCTGTGGGTTGGAGAAGACCTCGAAGGTGCTACCGTACTCAACGACCTTTCCGTCCTCCATGACCGCGACCTTGTCGGCGATGGCGCGCACCACTTCCATTTCGTGGGTGATCACGACGATGGTGATGCCAAGCTCCTTGTTGACCTTGCGAAGCAGGTTGAGCACCTCATGGGTGGTCTCGGGATCGAGAGCAGAGGTGGCTTCGTCGGCAAGCAGCAAATCCGGATTGGTGGCAAGCGCTCGGGCAATGCCGACACGCTGTTTCTGGCCACCGGAAAGCTGCTCGGGATAGTTTCGGCCGCGATCGGCCAAACCGACGAACTCGAGCAGCTCGGCCACGCGTTGCGCGCGTTGTTGTTTGGGCATGCCGGCCAGAGTGAGCGGATAGTCGATGTTGCCCGCGGCGGTGCGGGAATTAAATAGGTTGAACTGCTGGAAGATCATGCCGATGTTGCGGCGGATCTGGCGCAGCTGGTGCTCGGACATGCCGACGATATCGGTGCCGTCGAGGCGTAGATGACCGCTGGTGGGGGTGTCTAGCCCGTTGATCATGCGTACGAGCGTGGACTTTCCGGCGCCGGAATAGCCGATGACGCCGAGGATCTCACCGGGCTCGACGGTTAAGGTGACCCCGTCGAGGGCGGTGACTTTCTTTTTTCCGGAGTCGAAGACTTTGGTGATGCCTTCGAACTCGATTTTGGTTCCGGTCACTGGATAACTTTCTAGTGGTAATGATGACGCTAAAAGATCGTCTCAAGCCTAAACGCCCCGCGCCAGCTTGGAAAATTGTGAAAGCAGGCGCGGGGCGCGAAAGGTGCTGCGGGTATGAGGCCGGTGGGCGTCGGAAAGCAAAAGCCAAACGCCCTGCGTGAGCAAGCAATCCTGCCTGCGGCAAGGGCATGGGCTTGTGTGAGACCTCAGCCGAACTGAGGCGAGGCAGGCTTACTGGGCCTGCTCCTCGAGGCGGTCGAGGATGGCCTGCAGCTCCTCCGGGGTGCGCTCGACCTCGACGGAAGTGCCCTTCGAATCCTCGGCGATAGCATCCTGGACGGCCTGGGTGTGCCACAGCTCAACCAGCTTGGGGACGGTCGGATCGTCCTTGTCCTCGGCCTTGACCACGAAGACGTTGATGTATGGCTCGGCCTCCTCGGAATCCGGGTCATCCTGGAACACGGCCAGCTTCGGGTCGATGCCGGCACGGTCGAGGAAGGAGTTGTTGATGATGGCCGGGGTGCCCTCGCCATAGGCGGCGGTGGTCTGAGCGGCATCAACCGGGGTGACGGTGACCTTGGAAGCGGCCTCGTCGATGTCAGCCGGAGCCGGGGTGACCATGCCCTTAGCCTCCTCCTTCAAGGTGATCAGGCCGGCCTGGACGAGCACGTTGATGGCGCGACCCTGGTTGGAAGGATCGTTCGGGATGGCGATGGACTCACCGTCGATGCCGTCGATGGAGTCGTGATCCTTCCAGAACAAAGCCAACGGCACGATCTCGGTAGCACCGACCGGGATGAGATCGTCGTTGTTGCCGACGTTGTATTCTGCCAGGAACTTCAGGTGC containing:
- a CDS encoding methionine ABC transporter ATP-binding protein, which gives rise to MTGTKIEFEGITKVFDSGKKKVTALDGVTLTVEPGEILGVIGYSGAGKSTLVRMINGLDTPTSGHLRLDGTDIVGMSEHQLRQIRRNIGMIFQQFNLFNSRTAAGNIDYPLTLAGMPKQQRAQRVAELLEFVGLADRGRNYPEQLSGGQKQRVGIARALATNPDLLLADEATSALDPETTHEVLNLLRKVNKELGITIVVITHEMEVVRAIADKVAVMEDGKVVEYGSTFEVFSNPQTRVAQRFVATALRNTPDAIESEDLLAHEGRLFTINLTEDSGFFSAAAAARDAGAEIGIVHGGITTLQRHSFGKITVRLSGPDSVIEEFYQHLSRTTEIKEIAR
- a CDS encoding MetQ/NlpA family ABC transporter substrate-binding protein, encoding MKLRRTVATGLAVFLGATGLVACSSDSSSSSDSSEAASETVTIRLGTTDSTKKAWAAMEDAAKENGIDLELVNFSDYSTPNLALSQDQIDVNQFQHLKFLAEYNVGNNDDLIPVGATEIVPLALFWKDHDSIDGIDGESIAIPNDPSNQGRAINVLVQAGLITLKEEAKGMVTPAPADIDEAASKVTVTPVDAAQTTAAYGEGTPAIINNSFLDRAGIDPKLAVFQDDPDSEEAEPYINVFVVKAEDKDDPTVPKLVELWHTQAVQDAIAEDSKGTSVEVERTPEELQAILDRLEEQAQ